In a single window of the Drosophila miranda strain MSH22 chromosome XL, D.miranda_PacBio2.1, whole genome shotgun sequence genome:
- the LOC117187204 gene encoding uncharacterized protein LOC117187204: MHALNSPLKYIALHIATALHRSKASNENAPTSSNTSSSFSDNSNDEFKMDLCTALIAANIPWNVLSNGTFNNFLKKYTGQQIPDESTLKKNYLDKTYQQSIQKIRESIKDENVWISVDETTDKQGRYVANLIIRTLSEKESSSSFLLSCKQLEEVNNATVSRFVNDSIRILWPHGNELKVLLLLTDTAAYMIKAGKNLKVFYPNLIHITCLAHGLNLIAEKVRTSFHVANSFISCVKKIFIKAPLRVRRYKQILNKELPPEPIITRWGTWLKAASFYADNMEGIKEVLETLNPEDAESIKLARELIENPQLHQEFICIYKIPLRESCRNNNSIGSEGATIRNVNGLIQGS, encoded by the exons ATGCATGCGTTAAATTCTCCGCTGAAATACATTGCACTTCATATTGCTACTGCACTTCACAGGTCCAAAGCATCCAACGAAAATGCGCCTACTTCCAGCAACACGTCCAGCAGCTTTTCAGATAATTCAAACGATGAATTTAAAATGGATCTATGTACAGCGTTGATTGCGGCAAATATACCATGGAATGTGCTTAGTAATGGTACATTTAATAATTTTCTGAAAAAATACACCGGGCAACAAATTCCTGATGAGAGTACTCTCAAAAAGAACTACTTGGATAAAACCTACCAACAATCTATCCAAAAAATTCGCGAAAGTATAAAAGACGAAAACGTTTGGATATCAGTGGACGAAACTACGGATAAGCAAGGGCGATATGTCGCAAATTTGATTATAAGAACATTAAGCGAAAAGGAATCTTCATCCTCATTTTTATTGTCCTGTAAACAGTTGGAAGAAGTAAATAATGCAACTGTTTCTCGATTTGTGAACGACAGCATTCGTATATTGTGGCCTCACGGGAATGAGTTAAAAGTTTTGTTACTCTTAACTGATACTGCGGCATATATGATAAAAGCTGGTAAAAATTTAAAGGTTTTTTATCCGAATCTCATACATATAACTTGTTTAGCACATGGATTAAATTTAATAGCTGAAAAAGTAAGAACATCGTTTCATGTCGCTAACTCGTTTATATCCTGTGTGAAAAAAATTTTCATAAAAGCTCCGCTCAGAGTACGACGCTACAAACAAATACTCAATAAGGAGTTACCACCAGAACCGATCATAACCAGATGGGGTACATGGTTGAAGGCGGCATCATTTTATGCAGATAACATGGAGGGAATAAAAGAG GTTCTTGAAACACTGAACCCAGAAGATGCTGAATCCATTAAGCTGGCGAGGGAGCTGATAGAAAATCCACAACTACATCAAgaatttatatgtatatataaaatcCCACTTCGAGAGAGTTGCCGAAATAATAACAGCATTGGAAGCGAAGGGGCTACCATTAGAAACGTCAATGGACTTATTCAAGGAAGCTGA